One window of the Leptospira ryugenii genome contains the following:
- a CDS encoding adenylate/guanylate cyclase domain-containing protein — MKSFFLKYHPFFLILLPCLLAEVIAGITFFSGKVLIADYLFREDDLNFGQADYEALILSSIEISYLSLGVVFLWPTLKRKVLDMKASTSDLFRAKTRIYNFPGFLILSVWVLGFFQHGFFLIMEPNFEHKFAYVFVATLSTIVSAILIYYSTEFLNRFLLIPHWFPDGKIKVRWKIKAPSLFLRFGDSFLISGILPIISIIGILYLSTVYGQNEVGLLERLLTVTTIIGGIFWSLGALLTILNSKTFLIPIQSMHTALDHYAEGRFTERIPVHSDDALGVLEVAVNHMGEALEEKEIIKTVFGHYVSPAVRDLILGGKVNTDGDRIEAVILFSDIRSFTSLSETFPPERIVRLLNIHFGRIVEIVSKNNGFVDKFIGDAVMAVFDEELTSGAHRISALRAAAEILKELDTTNAEIAELGFPPIRIGIGMASGPVIRGNIGSENRREMTVIGDIVNLASRLESATKEFGSPILMTESTFDPSYTDIKSIRKISEEALNIRGKSSTVKVLAFDLV; from the coding sequence TTGAAATCATTCTTTTTGAAATACCACCCTTTTTTTCTTATCTTGCTGCCCTGTTTACTTGCAGAGGTGATCGCAGGGATTACCTTCTTTTCTGGAAAGGTTTTAATCGCAGATTATCTCTTTCGTGAGGATGATCTCAATTTCGGACAGGCAGATTATGAAGCACTCATCCTAAGTTCTATTGAAATCTCTTACTTAAGTTTGGGTGTGGTATTTCTCTGGCCTACCTTAAAACGAAAGGTTCTCGATATGAAGGCAAGTACTTCTGATCTCTTTCGTGCCAAGACAAGGATCTACAACTTTCCCGGTTTTCTTATCCTTTCTGTTTGGGTTTTAGGATTTTTTCAACATGGCTTTTTTTTAATCATGGAACCCAATTTTGAACACAAGTTTGCTTATGTATTTGTAGCGACCCTTTCGACAATTGTCTCCGCCATTTTGATCTATTATTCTACTGAATTTTTAAACCGATTTTTATTGATCCCACATTGGTTTCCCGATGGGAAGATAAAAGTTCGATGGAAAATCAAAGCTCCAAGCCTCTTCTTAAGGTTTGGTGATAGTTTTTTGATTAGCGGGATTTTGCCCATCATTTCCATCATAGGAATCTTATACCTGTCTACTGTTTATGGACAAAATGAAGTCGGACTTTTGGAAAGACTCTTAACTGTCACAACGATCATTGGTGGCATATTTTGGTCTTTAGGTGCCCTTCTGACCATCTTAAACAGTAAAACCTTTCTCATCCCGATACAGAGCATGCATACTGCTCTAGACCACTATGCAGAAGGAAGATTTACGGAAAGGATACCTGTTCATAGTGATGATGCTCTAGGCGTCTTAGAAGTTGCTGTTAACCATATGGGTGAGGCACTTGAAGAAAAAGAAATTATAAAAACTGTTTTTGGACACTATGTATCTCCCGCTGTTCGAGACCTCATTTTGGGAGGAAAAGTAAATACGGATGGTGATCGGATAGAAGCCGTCATTCTTTTCTCGGACATTCGTTCCTTCACAAGTCTATCTGAAACTTTTCCTCCCGAACGGATTGTCCGGCTATTAAATATTCATTTCGGAAGAATTGTGGAGATCGTAAGCAAAAACAATGGATTTGTGGATAAATTTATTGGTGATGCTGTCATGGCGGTTTTTGACGAAGAACTTACAAGTGGAGCACATAGAATCAGTGCTTTGCGCGCCGCAGCTGAGATCTTAAAAGAGCTAGATACTACAAATGCGGAGATTGCGGAGCTAGGATTCCCTCCCATTCGGATTGGGATTGGTATGGCATCTGGACCTGTAATTCGAGGCAACATCGGCTCTGAAAATAGACGGGAAATGACTGTGATCGGTGATATTGTAAATCTTGCAAGTCGATTGGAGTCGGCGACAAAAGAGTTTGGTAGCCCGATTTTAATGACGGAATCAACATTTGATCCAAGTTATACGGATATCAAGTCCATCCGTAAAATTTCAGAAGAGGCCCTAAACATCCGAGGAAAATCTTCAACTGTAAAAGTTCTGGCATTCGATTTGGTCTGA
- a CDS encoding TetR/AcrR family transcriptional regulator, with translation MKTKEKILESSFALFREKGFQATAISEILENANAYKKSLYDHFDSKEEIGFAYLEHLSRQQGIVMRKVLEKSKDMDDFIDKWINFIIRDQRNTTRKDCPIALFSGEISHLPQFEPYRNQAIQYVLQTTESCIEHFRNDLRTDTLHQIAIELYIAYLGGLRLYSLTKDRKVIERMKDQMKHTARKKNKDFF, from the coding sequence ATGAAAACAAAAGAAAAGATTTTAGAGAGTTCATTTGCCTTGTTCCGAGAAAAGGGTTTCCAGGCCACCGCTATCTCAGAAATATTAGAAAACGCAAATGCGTACAAAAAATCGCTATACGATCACTTTGATTCGAAAGAAGAGATAGGCTTTGCCTATTTAGAACATCTTTCCAGGCAACAAGGCATCGTAATGAGGAAGGTCTTAGAAAAATCCAAAGACATGGATGATTTTATAGATAAGTGGATCAACTTCATCATACGAGACCAAAGAAATACCACCCGAAAGGATTGTCCTATCGCACTATTCTCGGGAGAAATTTCACACCTGCCACAATTTGAGCCTTACAGAAATCAGGCGATTCAATATGTTTTACAGACTACGGAGTCCTGTATTGAACACTTTCGCAATGATCTACGAACAGACACCTTACACCAAATCGCCATCGAATTGTATATAGCATACCTAGGTGGTCTACGCCTCTATTCTCTGACAAAAGATAGAAAGGTCATAGAAAGAATGAAAGACCAAATGAAACACACTGCCCGAAAGAAAAACAAAGATTTTTTTTGA
- a CDS encoding pirin family protein: MATSSNTILGMAKMGFQWQTVDPFLFCVHHEDFYPKSNGNFGPDASLVGREIGQDFAGKDGWRMYHGESIPGFPSHPHRGFETITVVRSGFVDHSDSMGAVGRYSAGDVQWMTAGAGIQHSEMFPLLDQHKDNRLELFQIWLNLPKKSKFVRPHFTMLWAESIPKLSFLDENGRKTHVELIAGQLGGEKAQNPPPDSWASNPEHSVQVWIIQLEAKAKWQIPAHNKNLGRMLYFYRGTQLTLDGQTIPDYHQVQLISDENIELENLSDNRIEILLLESKPIQEPVVQYGPFVMNTREEIQDAFQDFQKTGFGGWPWKSHEPVHGTNAGRFARHADGREEFPSV; this comes from the coding sequence ATGGCAACATCTTCCAATACAATCCTGGGAATGGCAAAGATGGGTTTCCAGTGGCAAACCGTCGACCCATTCCTATTCTGTGTGCACCATGAAGATTTTTATCCGAAAAGCAATGGGAACTTTGGACCTGATGCATCGCTTGTTGGTCGGGAGATTGGACAAGACTTTGCAGGAAAAGATGGATGGAGAATGTACCATGGCGAATCAATACCTGGATTTCCAAGCCATCCACACAGAGGTTTTGAAACCATAACTGTTGTTCGTTCAGGATTTGTAGACCATTCCGATAGCATGGGGGCCGTGGGGCGTTATTCCGCAGGAGACGTGCAATGGATGACGGCTGGTGCTGGTATCCAACATTCAGAGATGTTTCCACTCTTAGACCAACACAAAGACAATCGTTTGGAGTTATTTCAAATCTGGCTTAACCTTCCCAAAAAAAGCAAATTTGTAAGGCCACACTTTACGATGTTATGGGCTGAATCTATCCCCAAACTCAGCTTTCTAGATGAAAATGGAAGAAAGACTCATGTCGAATTGATTGCAGGACAGTTGGGCGGAGAGAAGGCCCAAAACCCTCCCCCTGATTCTTGGGCAAGCAATCCTGAACATTCCGTACAAGTATGGATCATACAACTCGAAGCAAAAGCAAAATGGCAAATTCCAGCGCATAACAAAAACTTGGGTAGGATGTTGTACTTTTACAGAGGGACTCAACTCACCTTGGATGGGCAAACGATACCTGACTACCACCAAGTTCAATTGATCTCAGATGAAAATATCGAATTAGAAAATCTGAGCGACAATCGGATTGAAATCTTGCTGTTGGAATCCAAACCTATCCAAGAACCAGTGGTGCAATACGGTCCCTTTGTGATGAATACAAGAGAGGAGATCCAAGATGCCTTCCAAGATTTCCAAAAGACAGGCTTTGGTGGTTGGCCCTGGAAATCTCATGAACCTGTACACGGAACCAATGCGGGACGTTTTGCACGACATGCAGATGGAAGAGAAGAGTTTCCTAGCGTCTAA